A region of Mustela lutreola isolate mMusLut2 chromosome 17, mMusLut2.pri, whole genome shotgun sequence DNA encodes the following proteins:
- the SLC12A9 gene encoding solute carrier family 12 member 9 isoform X1 — protein MASENSPLLAYRLLGDEGVAFSANGAGGPGGASARKLSTFLGVVVPTVLSMFSIVVFLRIGFVVGHAGLLQALAMLLVAYFILALTVLSVCAIATNGAVRGGGAYFMISRTLGPEVGGSIGLMFYLANVCGCAVSLLGLVEAVLDVFGADSTKPSGLQVLPQGYGWSLLYGSLLLGLVGGVCTLGAGLYARASFLTFLLVSGSLASVLVSFVAVGPRSIPLTPRPGPNGSSLPPQVGHFTGFNSSTLKANLGAGYAKDYTTGAMMTFASVFAVLFNGCTGIMAGANMSGELKDPSRAIPLGTIVAVAYTFFIYTLLFFLSGFTCDRTLLQEDYGFFRAISLWPPLVLVGIYATSLSASMSSLIGASRILHALAQDDLFGVILAPAKVVSRTGNPWGAVLYSWGLVQLVLLAGKLNTLAAVVTVFYLVAYAAVDLSCLSLEWASAPNFRPTFSLFSWHTCLLGVASCLLMMFLISPGAAGGSLLLMGLLSALLTARGGPSSWGYVSQALLFHQVRKYLLRLDVRKDHVKFWRPQLLLLVGNPRGALPLLRLANQLKKGGLYVLGHVTLGDLDCLPSDPVQPQYGAWLSLVDRAQVKAFVDLTLSPSVRQGAQHLLRISGLGGMKPNTLVLGFYDDAAPQDHFLTDPAFSEAADGTLEGGSPALSTLFPPPRAPGSPRALSPQDYVATVADALKMNKNVVLARACGALPPERLSRGSGGTSPPHHVDVWPLNLLRPRGGPGYVDVCGLFLLQMATILGMVPAWHSARLRIFLCLGPREAPGAAEGRLRALLSQLRIRAEVQEVVWGEGAGSGEPEEEEEGDFVNGRRGDAEAEALACSANALVRAQQGRSRGGGPGGPEGGDGEGGPATALTFLYLPRPPADPARYPRYLALLETLTRDLGPTLLIHGVTPVTCTDL, from the exons ATGGCCAGCGAGAACTCTCCTCTGCTGGCCTACCGGCTCCTGGGAGATGAGGGGGTTGCCTTCTCTGCCAATGGGGCCGGGGGTCCTGGAGGGGCATCTGCCCGGAAGCTCTCCACCTTCCTTGGTGTGGTGGTGCCCACGGTCCTGTCCATGTTcagtatagttgtttttttgAGGATTG GGTTCGTGGTGGGCCATGCTGGGCTGCTACAGGCTTTGGCCATGCTCCTGGTCGCCTACTTCATCCTGGCGCTCACCGTCCTCTCTGTCTGTGCCATCGCCACCAACGGAGCTGTGCGGGGGGGCGGCGCCTATT TCATGATCAGCCGGACCCTGGGGCCTGAGGTTGGGGGCAGCATCGGCCTCATGTTCTACCTGGCTAACGTCTGTGGCTGTGCCGTCTCCCTGCTGGGGCTGGTGGAGGCCGTGCTCGATGTCTTCGGGGCTG ACTCCACGAAGCCCAGTGGGCTTCAGGTCTTGCCCCAGGGCTATGGCTGGAGCCTGCTCTATGGTTCCCTGCTGCTGGGCCTTGTGGGTGGGGTCTGTACCCTGGGGGCGGGTCTCTATGCCCGTGCCTCCTTTCTCACATTCCTGCTGGTGTCTGGATCCTTGGCCTCGGTGCTGGTCAGCTTTGTGGCTGTGGGGCCCAGGAGCATCCCCCTGACCCCTCGGCCCGGCCCCAATGGCTCCTCCCTGCCGCCCCAGGTCGGCCACTTCACTGGCTTCAACAGCAGCACCCTGAAGGCCAACTTGGGTG CTGGCTACGCCAAGGACTACACCACGGGGGCCATGATGACCTTCGCCAGCGTCTTTGCTgtcctttttaatggctgcacgGGCATCATGGCCGGAGCCAACATGTCAG ggGAGCTGAAGGACCCCAGCCGGGCCATTCCTCTGGGCACCATTGTCGCTGTCGCCTACACCTTCTTCATCTAcactctgcttttcttcctctccggCTTCACCTGTGACAG gacCCTGCTGCAGGAGGACTACGGGTTCTTTCGTGCCATCAGCCTGTGGCCCCCACTGGTGCTGGTCGGTATCTACGCCACGTCGCTCTCAGCCTCCATGAGCTCGCTCATCGGGGCCTCCCGCATCCTCCACGCTCTGGCTCAGGATGACCTCTTTG GAGTGATCTTGGCGCCGGCCAAGGTTGTGTCCCGAACGGGGAACCCCTGGGGGGCTGTGCTCTATTCTTGGGGCCTAGTGCAG CTGGTGCTCTTGGCTGGGAAGCTGAATACACTGGCTGCTGTGGTCACTGTCTTCTACTTGGTGGCCTACGCTGCAGTGGATCTGTCCTGTCTGAGCTTGGAGTGGGCCTCGGCCCCCAACTTCCG ccccaccttcaGCCTGTTCTCCTGGCACACCTGCTTGCTGGGCGTGGCCTCCTGCCTGCTCATGATGTTCCTCATCAGCCCCGGGGCCGCCggaggctccctgcttctcatgGGGCTGCTTTCTGCCCTGCTCACAGCTCGGGGAGGCCCCAGCAGCTGGGGCTACGTCAGCCAGGCCTTGCTTTTCCACCAG GTGCGGAAGTACCTGCTCCGGCTGGACGTCCGGAAGGATCACGTGAAGTTCTGGCGGCCCCAGCTGCTGCTCCTGGTGGGGAACCCCCGGGGCGCCCTGCCTCTGCTGCGGCTGGCCAACCAGCTCAAGAAGGGGGGCCTCTATGTCCTGGGCCACGTCACCCTGGGAGACCTTG ACTGCCTGCCCTCTGACCCTGTGCAGCCCCAGTACGGGGCATGGCTGAGCCTGGTGGACAGAGCCCAAGTGAAGGCCTTTGTGGACCTCACCCTCTCGCCCTCCGTGCGCCAGGGGGCTCAGCATCTGCTTCGGATCTCTGGCCTTG gTGGCATGAAGCCCAACACGTTGGTCCTGGGTTTCTACGATGATGCTGCACCCCAGGACCACTTCCTGACCGACCCGGCTTTCTCTGAGGCTGCTGATGGCACCCTGGAGGGCGGGTCCCCAGCCCTGAGCACCCTGTTTCCTCCACCCCGGGCTCCCGGGAGCCCCCGGGCTCTGAGTCCCCAGGACTACGTGGCCACGGTGGCAGACGCCCTCAAGATGAACAAGAATGTGGTCCTGGCCCGGGCCTGCGGGGCGCTGCCCCCCGAGCGGCTGAGCCGGGGGTCGGGGGGCACCTCGCCGCCGCATCACGTGGACGTGTGGCCCCTCAACCTGCTGCGGCCCCGGGGGGGGCCAGGCTACGTGGACGTGTGTGGCCTTTTCTTGCTGCAGATGGCGACCATCTTGGGCATGGTGCCTGCTTGGCATAGCGCCCGGCTCCGGATCTTCTTGTGCCTGGGGCCCCGAGAGGCCCCCGGGGCGGCGGAGGGGCGGCTCCGGGCACTGCTGAGCCAGCTGAGGATCAGGGCCGAAGTGCAGGAGGTGGTGTGGGGCGAGGGGGCTGGGTCTGGGgagcctgaggaggaggaggagggggatttTGTGAACGGCAGGCGGGGGGACGCCGAGGCAGAGGCCCTGGCTTGCAGTGCCAACGCCCTGGTTCGGGCCCAGCAGGGGCGCAGCCGGGGAGGAGGGCCCGGGGGCCCCGAGGGTGGGGATGGCGAGGGTGGGCCTGCCACGGCCCTCACTTTCCTGTACCTGCCTCGGCCGCCGGCCGATCCTGCCCGCTACCCTCGCTACCTGGCGCTGCTGGAGACTCTGACCCGAGATCTGGGCCCCACGCTGCTCATTCATGGCGTCACCCCCGTCACTTGCACTGATCTCTGA
- the TRIP6 gene encoding thyroid receptor-interacting protein 6, which produces MSGPTWLPPRQLEPARTSQGRALPRGAPGPSPAHGAALQPHPRVNFCPLPSEQCYQAPGGPDDRGLAWVGCHGAPQRSQGLPPDRGALRPGSLDAEIDSLTSMLAELDGGRGHVPRRPDRQAYEPPQAHAYRTGSGSLKPNGGGVPIPPQELSASPYGGPTPASYATASTPAGPAFPVQVKVAQPVRGCGPPRRGASQASGALPGPHFPLPGRGEVWGAGYRSHREPGPGVKEEATGGGRGGGYGPQVPLSQPPEEELERLTKKLVHDMNHPPTGEYFGRCGGCGEDVVGDGAGVVALDRVFHVGCFVCSTCRAQLRGQHFYAVERRAYCESCYVATLEKCSTCSQPILDRILRAMGKAYHPSCFTCVVCHRGLDGIPFTVDATSQIHCIEDFHRKFAPRCSVCGGAIMPEPGQEETVRIVALDRSFHIGCYKCEECGLLLSSEGECQGCYPLDGHILCKACSAWRIQELSATVTTDC; this is translated from the exons ATGTCGGGGCCCACCTGGCTGCCCCCAAGGCAGCTGGAGCCTGCAAGAACCTCTCAGGGGAGAGCACTCCCCCGAGGCGCCCCGGGGCCGTCGCCCGCCCATGGAGCAG CACTTCAGCCCCACCCCAGGGTCAATTTTTGCCCCCTCCCATCTGAGCAGTGTTACCAGGCCCCCGGGGGACCGGATGATCGGGGGCTCGCCTGGGTGGGGTGCCATGGAGCACCCCAGCGCTCACAG GGGCTCCCCCCGGATAGGGGGGCCTTGCGTCCAGGGAGTCTGGATGCCGAGATAGATTCGCTGACCAGCATGCTGGCTGAGCTGGATGGAGGTCGTGGTCATGTTCCACGACGGCCAGACCGGCAg GCTTATGAGCCTCCTCAGGCCCATGCCTACCGCACGGGCTCAGGCTCCCTGAAGCCGAATGGAGGGGGTGTTCCTATTCCTCCCCAAGAGCTCTCAGCATCTCCCTACGGGGGCCCCACTCCGGCCTCCTATGCCACAGCCAGCACCCCCGCTGGCCCTGCCTTCCCTGTGCAAGTGAAGGTGGCACAACCAGTGAGAGGCTGTGGCCCTCCCAGGCGGGGGGCCTCTCAGGCCTCCGGGGCCCTCCCGGGCCCCCACTTTCCTCTCCCAGGCCGAGGTGAAGTCTGGGGGGCTGGCTATAGGAGCCACCGGGAGCCAGGGCCGGGGGTTAAAGAGGAGGctacaggaggaggaagaggaggcgggTACGGGCCCCAG GTCCCCCTGAGCCAGCCTCCTGAGGAGGAGCTCGAGAGGCTGACCAAGAAGCTGGTGCACGACATGAACCACCCTCCCACTGGGGAGTACTTCG GGCGCTGTGGCGGCTGTGGAGAAGACGTGGTTGGGGACGGGGCTGGCGTTGTGGCCCTGGACCGCGTCTTTCACGTTGGCTGCTTCGTGTGCTCCACGTGCCGGGCCCAGCTTCGGGGCCAGCATTTCTATGCTGTGGAGAGGAGGGCATACTGTGAGAGCTGTTACGTG GCCACCCTGGAGAAGTGCTCCACGTGCTCCCAACCCATCTTGGACCGGATCCTGCGGGCTATGGGGAAGGCCTACCATCCCAGCTGCTTCACCTGTGTGGTGTGCCACCGTGGCCTCGATGGCATCCCTTTCACCGTGGATGCCACCAGCCAGATCCATTGCATCGAGGACTTCCACAG GAAGTTTGCCCCGCGATGCTCCGTGTGTGGTGGGGCCATCATGCCGGAGCCTGGTCAGGAGGAGACCGTACGAATTGTTGCTCTGGATCGCAGTTTTCACATTGGCTGTTACAAGTGCGAG GAGTGTGGGCTGCTGCTGTCCTCCGAGGGCGAGTGTCAGGGCTGCTACCCATTGGACGGGCACATCTTGTGCAAGGCGTGCAGTGCCTGGCGCATCCAGGAGCTCTCGGCCACTGTCACCACTGACTGCTGA
- the SLC12A9 gene encoding solute carrier family 12 member 9 isoform X2, with product MASENSPLLAYRLLGDEGVAFSANGAGGPGGASARKLSTFLGVVVPTVLSMFSIVVFLRIGFVVGHAGLLQALAMLLVAYFILALTVLSVCAIATNGAVRGGGAYFMISRTLGPEVGGSIGLMFYLANVCGCAVSLLGLVEAVLDVFGAAGYAKDYTTGAMMTFASVFAVLFNGCTGIMAGANMSGELKDPSRAIPLGTIVAVAYTFFIYTLLFFLSGFTCDRTLLQEDYGFFRAISLWPPLVLVGIYATSLSASMSSLIGASRILHALAQDDLFGVILAPAKVVSRTGNPWGAVLYSWGLVQLVLLAGKLNTLAAVVTVFYLVAYAAVDLSCLSLEWASAPNFRPTFSLFSWHTCLLGVASCLLMMFLISPGAAGGSLLLMGLLSALLTARGGPSSWGYVSQALLFHQVRKYLLRLDVRKDHVKFWRPQLLLLVGNPRGALPLLRLANQLKKGGLYVLGHVTLGDLDCLPSDPVQPQYGAWLSLVDRAQVKAFVDLTLSPSVRQGAQHLLRISGLGGMKPNTLVLGFYDDAAPQDHFLTDPAFSEAADGTLEGGSPALSTLFPPPRAPGSPRALSPQDYVATVADALKMNKNVVLARACGALPPERLSRGSGGTSPPHHVDVWPLNLLRPRGGPGYVDVCGLFLLQMATILGMVPAWHSARLRIFLCLGPREAPGAAEGRLRALLSQLRIRAEVQEVVWGEGAGSGEPEEEEEGDFVNGRRGDAEAEALACSANALVRAQQGRSRGGGPGGPEGGDGEGGPATALTFLYLPRPPADPARYPRYLALLETLTRDLGPTLLIHGVTPVTCTDL from the exons ATGGCCAGCGAGAACTCTCCTCTGCTGGCCTACCGGCTCCTGGGAGATGAGGGGGTTGCCTTCTCTGCCAATGGGGCCGGGGGTCCTGGAGGGGCATCTGCCCGGAAGCTCTCCACCTTCCTTGGTGTGGTGGTGCCCACGGTCCTGTCCATGTTcagtatagttgtttttttgAGGATTG GGTTCGTGGTGGGCCATGCTGGGCTGCTACAGGCTTTGGCCATGCTCCTGGTCGCCTACTTCATCCTGGCGCTCACCGTCCTCTCTGTCTGTGCCATCGCCACCAACGGAGCTGTGCGGGGGGGCGGCGCCTATT TCATGATCAGCCGGACCCTGGGGCCTGAGGTTGGGGGCAGCATCGGCCTCATGTTCTACCTGGCTAACGTCTGTGGCTGTGCCGTCTCCCTGCTGGGGCTGGTGGAGGCCGTGCTCGATGTCTTCGGGGCTG CTGGCTACGCCAAGGACTACACCACGGGGGCCATGATGACCTTCGCCAGCGTCTTTGCTgtcctttttaatggctgcacgGGCATCATGGCCGGAGCCAACATGTCAG ggGAGCTGAAGGACCCCAGCCGGGCCATTCCTCTGGGCACCATTGTCGCTGTCGCCTACACCTTCTTCATCTAcactctgcttttcttcctctccggCTTCACCTGTGACAG gacCCTGCTGCAGGAGGACTACGGGTTCTTTCGTGCCATCAGCCTGTGGCCCCCACTGGTGCTGGTCGGTATCTACGCCACGTCGCTCTCAGCCTCCATGAGCTCGCTCATCGGGGCCTCCCGCATCCTCCACGCTCTGGCTCAGGATGACCTCTTTG GAGTGATCTTGGCGCCGGCCAAGGTTGTGTCCCGAACGGGGAACCCCTGGGGGGCTGTGCTCTATTCTTGGGGCCTAGTGCAG CTGGTGCTCTTGGCTGGGAAGCTGAATACACTGGCTGCTGTGGTCACTGTCTTCTACTTGGTGGCCTACGCTGCAGTGGATCTGTCCTGTCTGAGCTTGGAGTGGGCCTCGGCCCCCAACTTCCG ccccaccttcaGCCTGTTCTCCTGGCACACCTGCTTGCTGGGCGTGGCCTCCTGCCTGCTCATGATGTTCCTCATCAGCCCCGGGGCCGCCggaggctccctgcttctcatgGGGCTGCTTTCTGCCCTGCTCACAGCTCGGGGAGGCCCCAGCAGCTGGGGCTACGTCAGCCAGGCCTTGCTTTTCCACCAG GTGCGGAAGTACCTGCTCCGGCTGGACGTCCGGAAGGATCACGTGAAGTTCTGGCGGCCCCAGCTGCTGCTCCTGGTGGGGAACCCCCGGGGCGCCCTGCCTCTGCTGCGGCTGGCCAACCAGCTCAAGAAGGGGGGCCTCTATGTCCTGGGCCACGTCACCCTGGGAGACCTTG ACTGCCTGCCCTCTGACCCTGTGCAGCCCCAGTACGGGGCATGGCTGAGCCTGGTGGACAGAGCCCAAGTGAAGGCCTTTGTGGACCTCACCCTCTCGCCCTCCGTGCGCCAGGGGGCTCAGCATCTGCTTCGGATCTCTGGCCTTG gTGGCATGAAGCCCAACACGTTGGTCCTGGGTTTCTACGATGATGCTGCACCCCAGGACCACTTCCTGACCGACCCGGCTTTCTCTGAGGCTGCTGATGGCACCCTGGAGGGCGGGTCCCCAGCCCTGAGCACCCTGTTTCCTCCACCCCGGGCTCCCGGGAGCCCCCGGGCTCTGAGTCCCCAGGACTACGTGGCCACGGTGGCAGACGCCCTCAAGATGAACAAGAATGTGGTCCTGGCCCGGGCCTGCGGGGCGCTGCCCCCCGAGCGGCTGAGCCGGGGGTCGGGGGGCACCTCGCCGCCGCATCACGTGGACGTGTGGCCCCTCAACCTGCTGCGGCCCCGGGGGGGGCCAGGCTACGTGGACGTGTGTGGCCTTTTCTTGCTGCAGATGGCGACCATCTTGGGCATGGTGCCTGCTTGGCATAGCGCCCGGCTCCGGATCTTCTTGTGCCTGGGGCCCCGAGAGGCCCCCGGGGCGGCGGAGGGGCGGCTCCGGGCACTGCTGAGCCAGCTGAGGATCAGGGCCGAAGTGCAGGAGGTGGTGTGGGGCGAGGGGGCTGGGTCTGGGgagcctgaggaggaggaggagggggatttTGTGAACGGCAGGCGGGGGGACGCCGAGGCAGAGGCCCTGGCTTGCAGTGCCAACGCCCTGGTTCGGGCCCAGCAGGGGCGCAGCCGGGGAGGAGGGCCCGGGGGCCCCGAGGGTGGGGATGGCGAGGGTGGGCCTGCCACGGCCCTCACTTTCCTGTACCTGCCTCGGCCGCCGGCCGATCCTGCCCGCTACCCTCGCTACCTGGCGCTGCTGGAGACTCTGACCCGAGATCTGGGCCCCACGCTGCTCATTCATGGCGTCACCCCCGTCACTTGCACTGATCTCTGA